The Panulirus ornatus isolate Po-2019 chromosome 5, ASM3632096v1, whole genome shotgun sequence genome includes a window with the following:
- the LOC139746749 gene encoding uncharacterized protein: protein MNPMPVLPTGPVESTEAVQLDEEVPELVCNHDDARSMTAGTAGRVPDDIAVETEEVKTSERRLCDTLSPGIDSVETQEVKTLPPTETSERKLCDTLSPGVASVETVDLKTLHEGEASERKLCDTLSPGVASVETADLKTLHESEASERKLCDTLSPGVDFVKTEEVKSLPTSESSERKLCDTLSPGVDSVETEGLSHAHLREKTLPEDEISEEKMCDASCAVYESVQESVGETEDLSRAHSRETQERRTVWYDKRSRLRRFEAGDEVLLLLQQSGQPLVVFSKGSYTIIWSVRGSNYLVSTPDRRRGRRLCPVNMPKPYFSRDPPPLEPKVPVCIILRPAVAVCDEVDDVAACASKTWDPGGSAPTRLAVNAASVVKAGKVPMQEDREKVEPKHIAPTKKRELLFCYLYCSTLFMCYSSNHRSNLCFPICIITLYICALQPINLECTDYQTFQKLWERSQKLNRWALLCTIYSVHCFQHTSCVNRLC, encoded by the exons atgaacccaatgccggtgttgcctacgggcccggtggagtccacggaggcagtgcagcttgatgaagaagtaccagagttagtctgtaaccacgatgatgccaggtctatgacagctggcacggcaggccgtgtgcctgacgacatagccgttgaaacggaggaagtgaagaccagcgagaggaggctgtgtgataccctctcccctggtatagactccgttgaaacgcaggaagttaagactctccccccgactgagaccagcgagaggaagctgtgtgataccctctcccctggtgtagcctccgttgagacagtggacctaaagactcttcatgagggtgaggccagcgagaggaagctgtgtgataccctctcccctggtgtagcctccgttgagacagcggacttaaagactcttcatgagagtgaggccagcgagaggaagctgtgtgataccctctcccctggtgtagacttcgttaagacggaagaagtgaagtctctccctacgagtgagtctagtgagaggaagctgtgtgataccctctcccctggtgtagactccgttgagactgagggtttgtctcatgctcatttaagagagaagactctccctgaggatgaaattagtgaggagaagatgtgtgatgcctcctgtgctgtttacgagtccgtacaagagtcagtgggtgagactgaggatttgtctcgcgcccattccagagagactcaggaacggaggacagtatggtatgacaaacgatctcgtttaagaaggtttgaggcgggcgacgaggtgttgcttctactacagcagtcaggtcaacccttggttgtcttttctaagggttcttacaccattatctggagtgtaagaGGCtccaattaccttgtctctacccccgataggcgcagaggtcggagattatgtcccgtcaacatgcctaagccatatttcagtcgtgatcctccacccttggaaccgaaggtgccagtctgcatcatcttgcgtccagcagtagccgtgtgtgacgaagtcgacgacgtagctgcgtgtgcctcgaagacttgggacccgggcggaagc gctccaaccagattagctgtgaatgccgccagtgttgtaaaagctggaaaggtccccatgcaggaggacagagagaaggttgagcccaaacatatagcccccaccaagaagagggaacttttgttttgctatttgtattgtagcactttgtttatgtgttattcaagcaatcatagaagtaacctttgttttcctatttgtattataacactgtatatttgtgcccttcagccaatcaatttagagtgtactgactaccaaacctttcaaaagttatgggaacggagtcagaaattaaataggtgggccttgttatgtacaatttatagTGTACATTGTTTTcagcacacctcatgtgttaacagactgtgttag